A genomic region of Alphaproteobacteria bacterium contains the following coding sequences:
- the larB gene encoding nickel pincer cofactor biosynthesis protein LarB — protein sequence MMESAEVKLDFQRHQRLGISEAVLCAQKSPAQIGEILDQARAGGETLLLTRLGAEKAAELAPEQQRRLDYDPVSETAFFMRPLRPLAPAQVAVVTAGTSDAGPAREAIRTLEFHGLGSTAIFDVGVAGIWRLMDRVDEIKRHPVVIALAGMDAAMPTVLGGLVPGLLIAVPTSTGYGVALNGETAFAASLASCAPGVMVCNIDNGYGAACAAIRALTAARMVAAK from the coding sequence ATGATGGAAAGCGCCGAAGTCAAACTCGATTTCCAGCGCCACCAGCGCCTGGGCATCAGTGAGGCCGTGCTCTGTGCCCAGAAGTCGCCGGCCCAGATCGGCGAAATTCTCGACCAGGCCCGGGCCGGCGGCGAGACCTTGCTGCTCACCCGTCTCGGCGCCGAGAAGGCCGCCGAACTGGCCCCGGAACAGCAGCGCCGGCTCGACTACGACCCGGTCTCCGAGACCGCCTTCTTCATGCGGCCTTTGCGGCCTCTGGCGCCGGCCCAGGTCGCCGTGGTCACGGCCGGCACCTCGGACGCCGGCCCGGCCCGCGAGGCCATCCGCACGCTGGAATTCCACGGCCTGGGCTCGACCGCCATCTTCGACGTCGGCGTGGCCGGTATCTGGCGCCTGATGGACCGCGTCGACGAGATCAAGCGCCACCCCGTGGTGATTGCGCTGGCCGGCATGGATGCCGCCATGCCGACGGTGCTGGGCGGCCTGGTGCCGGGGCTGTTGATCGCGGTACCCACCTCGACCGGCTACGGCGTGGCGCTGAACGGCGAAACCGCCTTCGCGGCCTCGCTGGCCAGTTGCGCGCCGGGCGTTATGGTCTGCAACATCGACAACGGCTACGGCGCCGCCTGCGCCGCCATCAGGGCGCTGACGGCGGCCCGCATGGTGGCCGCAAAATAG
- a CDS encoding amidase: protein MPKLSQLAADLAAGQSSSRQLVEQSLARISDSDGQGARTFITVNAEAALAAAAAMDQLRANGQAPSPLAGIPVSAKDLFDVAGQVTRAGSKVLAQQPPATADAPVIARLKAAGLIIIGRTNMTEFAYSAIGLNPHFGTPANPFDREVGRIPGGSSSGAAVSVTDGMAVAALGTDTGGSCRIPAALSGVVGYKPTANRVSLNGVAPLSPSLDSVGPLAASVECCAILDTILSGDRRPPPSAFALNGLRLAVPQTLVLDDLDEAVAKAFEAALLRLSAAGATINGIAFEQLAELPEINARGGLVAVEAYAWHRRHLERAADAYDPYVRSRILKGRDQLAADYIELKGVRTDFIRRAGQLFQSCDALVMPTVPIIAPTLAEVESEESFGRTNLLLLRNPSVFNFLDGCAISLPCHQPGEAPVGLTVAGWHGTDRRLFSIARAVEAALGSTSE from the coding sequence ATGCCCAAGCTCAGTCAACTCGCCGCCGACCTGGCGGCCGGCCAAAGTTCCAGCCGCCAGTTGGTGGAGCAGAGCCTGGCCCGCATCAGTGATTCCGACGGCCAGGGTGCCCGCACCTTCATCACCGTCAACGCCGAGGCGGCCCTGGCGGCGGCGGCGGCCATGGACCAGTTGCGCGCCAACGGCCAGGCGCCGTCGCCGCTGGCCGGCATTCCGGTTTCGGCCAAGGATCTCTTCGACGTTGCCGGCCAGGTCACTCGGGCCGGATCGAAGGTGCTGGCGCAGCAGCCGCCGGCCACGGCCGATGCCCCCGTCATCGCGCGCCTCAAGGCGGCCGGCCTGATCATCATCGGGCGCACCAACATGACCGAGTTCGCCTATTCCGCCATCGGCCTCAACCCCCACTTCGGCACCCCGGCCAACCCCTTCGATCGCGAGGTCGGGCGTATCCCCGGCGGCTCCTCGTCGGGCGCCGCGGTCTCGGTGACGGACGGCATGGCGGTGGCGGCGCTGGGCACCGACACCGGCGGCTCGTGTCGCATACCGGCGGCGCTGTCGGGCGTCGTGGGCTACAAGCCGACGGCCAACCGGGTGTCGTTGAACGGCGTGGCACCGCTTTCGCCCTCGCTCGATTCGGTGGGACCGCTGGCCGCCAGCGTCGAGTGCTGCGCCATTTTGGACACCATCCTTTCCGGCGACAGGCGGCCACCGCCGTCGGCCTTTGCGCTCAATGGCCTGCGCCTCGCAGTGCCCCAGACCCTGGTCCTCGACGATCTCGACGAGGCTGTGGCCAAGGCCTTCGAAGCGGCGCTGTTGCGGCTCTCGGCGGCCGGCGCCACGATCAACGGCATCGCCTTCGAGCAGCTTGCCGAGCTGCCCGAGATCAACGCCCGTGGCGGTCTGGTGGCGGTCGAGGCCTATGCCTGGCACCGGCGTCATCTGGAACGGGCGGCGGACGCCTACGATCCCTACGTGCGCTCCCGTATCCTGAAGGGGCGCGACCAGTTGGCCGCCGACTACATCGAACTCAAGGGCGTTCGCACGGACTTCATCCGCCGCGCCGGCCAGCTCTTCCAGTCCTGCGATGCCCTGGTCATGCCGACGGTGCCGATCATTGCGCCGACCTTGGCCGAGGTGGAATCGGAGGAGAGCTTCGGCCGGACCAACCTGCTCTTGCTGCGCAATCCCTCGGTGTTCAATTTCCTCGATGGCTGTGCCATTTCGCTGCCCTGCCACCAGCCCGGCGAGGCACCGGTCGGCCTCACCGTGGCCGGCTGGCACGGCACCGACCGGCGGCTGTTTTCCATCGCCCGCGCCGTCGAGGCGGCGCTGGGCTCGACTAGCGAGTAA
- the larA gene encoding nickel-dependent lactate racemase, giving the protein MIVDLAFGESTLAVRLPEGCRATVLRKRPLAVLPDPAAALARALDRPLGAAPLDELARGCKSACILICDITRPVPNGLFLGPMIRRLLAQGLAAEAITVLVATGLHRPNEGAELEELVGDPWVLETVEVANHFARNDADHVDLGRTAKRGTPIRLDRRFVEADLRIATGLVEPHFMAGYSGGRKVVAPGIAHEETIRTFHSARFMEDPAAIQCNLEGNPLHQEQLEIIDLLAPVYALNTVLDEERNLVYVNFGDIVESHLAAVDFVRSATEVAVGRRFATILTSAAGYPLDKTYYQTVKGMVTPLDILEPGGTIIIASECSEGFGSVEFAAAQRRLVEQGPEAFLEGLLAKRLADVDEWQTEMQLKAMRLGEVKFFTPGLTADELLLTGVETVDSLEAAVAQAMARSGDPAVAVIPEGPYVVPFFRPDGTA; this is encoded by the coding sequence ATGATCGTCGACCTGGCATTCGGCGAATCGACGCTGGCAGTCAGACTGCCGGAGGGCTGCCGGGCCACGGTGTTGCGCAAACGGCCGCTGGCGGTACTGCCCGATCCGGCCGCCGCTCTCGCGAGGGCCCTCGATCGGCCCCTCGGTGCGGCTCCCTTGGACGAACTGGCGCGGGGCTGCAAATCCGCCTGCATTCTCATTTGCGACATCACCCGGCCGGTGCCCAACGGCCTCTTCCTGGGCCCCATGATCCGGCGCCTGCTGGCCCAGGGTCTGGCCGCCGAGGCCATTACCGTGCTGGTGGCGACGGGCCTCCATCGCCCCAACGAGGGCGCCGAGCTCGAGGAACTGGTCGGCGACCCCTGGGTCCTGGAGACGGTCGAGGTGGCCAACCATTTCGCGCGCAACGACGCCGACCACGTCGACCTGGGTCGTACGGCCAAGCGGGGCACGCCGATTCGTCTTGACCGGCGTTTCGTCGAGGCCGATCTGCGTATCGCCACGGGACTGGTGGAGCCCCATTTCATGGCCGGCTATTCCGGCGGGCGCAAGGTGGTGGCGCCCGGCATCGCCCACGAGGAGACCATTCGCACCTTCCACTCGGCCCGTTTCATGGAAGACCCGGCCGCCATCCAGTGCAACCTCGAGGGCAACCCGCTGCACCAGGAACAGCTCGAAATCATCGACCTGCTGGCACCGGTTTATGCCCTCAACACGGTGCTCGACGAGGAACGAAATCTGGTCTACGTCAATTTCGGCGATATCGTCGAGAGCCACCTGGCGGCCGTCGACTTCGTGCGAAGCGCTACCGAAGTGGCGGTGGGGCGACGCTTTGCCACCATCCTCACCTCGGCCGCCGGCTATCCCCTGGACAAGACCTACTACCAGACCGTCAAGGGCATGGTGACGCCCTTGGACATCCTCGAGCCCGGCGGCACCATCATCATCGCCTCGGAATGTTCGGAGGGTTTCGGCTCGGTCGAATTCGCGGCGGCCCAGCGGCGCCTGGTCGAACAGGGCCCCGAGGCCTTTCTCGAGGGCCTGCTGGCCAAGCGCCTGGCCGACGTCGACGAATGGCAGACCGAGATGCAGCTCAAGGCCATGCGCCTGGGCGAGGTCAAGTTCTTCACGCCTGGTCTGACGGCGGACGAGCTGCTGCTGACGGGAGTGGAGACGGTGGATTCGCTCGAGGCCGCCGTGGCCCAAGCCATGGCACGCAGCGGCGACCCCGCTGTGGCCGTGATTCCCGAAGGCCCCTACGTGGTGCCGTTCTTCCGACCCGACGGCACTGCATGA
- the glmS gene encoding glutamine--fructose-6-phosphate transaminase (isomerizing) gives MCGILGVIGKAEAAPILLAGLRRLEYRGYDSAGVATLVNGSIERRRAEGKLGNLGALLDDRPLAGTIGIGHTRWATHGVPNEKNAHPHATARVAMVHNGIIENYRELRQELAADGYDFVTDTDTEAVVQLITAHLDRGLEPVAATHEALKRLHGAFALAIIFAGEHDLMIGARLGSPLVVGWGEGEMFLGSDALALAGLSDRITYLEEGDWVVIDRGGAEVRGTDGRPVEREVKTTALSGATVGKGNHRHFMLKEIYEQPTVIGDTLNAYFNPASRSIQLPVLPFDFAELPKVTIVACGTSFYAAMVAKYWFEQVAGLGVEIDIASEFRYRAAAMPAGGLALFISQSGETADTLAALRYARQQGQHVASIVNVGESTMARESDLVLPTHAGPEIGVASTKAFTCQLVTLACLAIAAASARGSIDHAREEELSKAIAEVPARAAEVLYHDEALQALAHELAEARDILYIGRGPSYPIALEGALKLKEISYIHAEGFAAGELKHGPIALIDESVPVVVMAPSDPLFEKTASNMEEVIARGAHVVFLSDAAGIAALGERAKHTVELPAVDAFVAPILY, from the coding sequence ATGTGTGGCATCCTAGGTGTCATCGGTAAGGCCGAAGCCGCGCCCATATTGCTGGCCGGCCTGAGAAGGCTGGAATACCGGGGCTACGATTCGGCCGGCGTCGCTACGCTCGTCAACGGCTCGATCGAGCGCCGCCGCGCCGAGGGCAAGCTTGGCAACCTGGGTGCGCTGCTGGACGACCGGCCTCTGGCCGGCACCATCGGCATCGGCCACACGCGCTGGGCCACCCACGGCGTGCCCAACGAGAAGAACGCCCATCCCCACGCCACGGCACGGGTGGCGATGGTGCACAACGGCATCATCGAGAACTACCGCGAGCTGCGCCAGGAACTGGCGGCCGATGGCTACGACTTCGTCACCGACACCGATACCGAGGCCGTGGTGCAGCTCATCACGGCGCATCTGGATCGCGGGCTCGAGCCGGTGGCGGCGACACACGAGGCCCTGAAACGCCTGCACGGCGCCTTCGCCCTGGCCATCATCTTCGCCGGCGAGCACGATCTGATGATCGGCGCCCGGCTGGGCAGCCCGCTGGTGGTGGGTTGGGGCGAGGGCGAAATGTTCCTCGGTTCCGATGCGCTCGCCCTGGCCGGGCTTTCCGACCGCATCACCTATCTGGAAGAAGGCGACTGGGTGGTTATCGACCGTGGTGGCGCCGAGGTGCGCGGGACCGACGGCCGACCGGTCGAGCGCGAGGTCAAGACCACGGCGCTAAGCGGCGCCACCGTGGGCAAGGGCAACCACCGCCACTTCATGCTCAAGGAGATCTACGAGCAGCCGACGGTGATCGGCGACACCCTCAACGCCTACTTCAATCCGGCCAGCCGCTCGATCCAGTTGCCGGTGCTGCCCTTCGATTTTGCCGAGCTGCCCAAAGTCACCATCGTCGCCTGCGGCACCTCGTTCTATGCCGCCATGGTGGCCAAGTACTGGTTCGAGCAGGTCGCCGGCCTCGGCGTCGAGATCGACATCGCCTCGGAATTCCGCTACCGCGCGGCGGCCATGCCGGCGGGCGGCCTGGCACTTTTCATCTCGCAGTCGGGCGAAACCGCCGACACTTTGGCGGCGCTCAGGTATGCCCGCCAACAGGGCCAGCACGTGGCCAGCATCGTCAACGTCGGCGAGAGCACCATGGCGCGCGAATCGGACCTGGTGCTGCCTACCCACGCCGGGCCCGAGATCGGCGTCGCCTCGACCAAGGCCTTTACCTGCCAGCTTGTCACCCTCGCTTGCCTGGCCATCGCCGCGGCCTCTGCCCGTGGCAGCATCGATCACGCCCGCGAGGAGGAGCTTTCAAAGGCCATCGCCGAGGTGCCGGCCCGGGCCGCCGAGGTGCTCTACCACGACGAAGCGCTGCAGGCGCTGGCTCATGAGCTGGCCGAGGCCCGCGATATCCTCTATATCGGCCGCGGCCCCTCCTATCCGATAGCCCTGGAGGGCGCCCTCAAGCTCAAGGAAATCTCCTATATCCACGCCGAAGGCTTCGCCGCCGGCGAGCTCAAGCACGGCCCCATCGCACTGATCGACGAATCCGTACCGGTGGTCGTCATGGCGCCCTCGGACCCGTTGTTTGAGAAGACCGCCTCGAACATGGAAGAGGTTATCGCGCGAGGCGCCCACGTCGTTTTCCTCAGCGACGCCGCCGGCATCGCGGCGCTGGGCGAACGTGCCAAGCACACCGTCGAGCTGCCCGCCGTCGATGCCTTCGTGGCCCCCATCCTCTAC
- a CDS encoding LarC family nickel insertion protein has translation MKQADISAIHLDAVGGVAGDMFVAALLDVRPELWPQCQAALAALELPATVVASLIPHRDGTLGGSRFVVSDAGGGHAHTSWRQLRGRLEKALRGEVRRVALGIFQALAEAEAAVHAIAVDEVEFHEVGAIDSIVDVVCAAALIAAIGPCRWSLGPLPRGRGQVKTAHGVLPLPAPATLELLKGFLLVDDGEEGERVTPTGAAVLRFLQASQETDSQVRRLVGAGTGFGSRTFASRSNILRASLYADAPGAEIGTLNTDQVEVLRCEIDDQSPEDLAVALDHLRKNAGVIDVCQWPVFAKKGRVATALQILARPEAAERVIAEILDETTTLGVRREAQARCTLARRSSRVGGVGVKLARRRRGTTAKAEMDDLAAIDGAQTRRAARREAEAKALREGEGNESDGAA, from the coding sequence ATGAAGCAGGCAGACATATCCGCTATCCACCTCGACGCCGTCGGCGGCGTTGCCGGTGACATGTTCGTGGCGGCGCTCCTCGACGTTCGCCCCGAGCTCTGGCCCCAGTGCCAGGCGGCGTTGGCGGCGCTGGAGTTGCCGGCCACTGTCGTGGCCTCCTTGATTCCCCACAGAGACGGCACCCTGGGCGGCAGCCGATTCGTGGTCAGCGACGCCGGCGGCGGCCACGCCCACACGTCCTGGCGGCAGCTCCGCGGCCGCCTCGAAAAGGCGCTGCGGGGCGAGGTGCGCCGGGTGGCGCTGGGCATCTTCCAGGCCCTGGCCGAGGCCGAGGCGGCGGTCCACGCCATCGCCGTCGACGAGGTGGAGTTCCACGAGGTCGGCGCCATCGATTCCATCGTCGACGTGGTTTGCGCCGCCGCCCTCATCGCCGCCATCGGCCCCTGCCGCTGGTCGCTGGGACCGCTACCCAGGGGGCGCGGCCAAGTCAAGACGGCACACGGCGTGCTGCCGCTGCCGGCCCCGGCGACGCTCGAGCTGCTCAAGGGTTTTTTGCTCGTCGACGATGGCGAGGAGGGCGAACGGGTGACGCCCACCGGTGCCGCAGTCCTGCGATTCCTGCAGGCCTCGCAGGAAACCGACAGCCAAGTCAGGCGCCTTGTGGGCGCCGGCACGGGTTTCGGCAGCCGCACCTTTGCCAGCCGCAGCAACATCCTGCGCGCCAGCCTCTACGCCGACGCTCCGGGAGCCGAAATCGGCACCCTGAACACCGACCAAGTCGAGGTGCTGCGCTGCGAAATCGACGACCAGAGCCCCGAGGACCTGGCCGTGGCGCTCGACCACCTGCGCAAGAACGCAGGCGTCATAGACGTCTGCCAGTGGCCGGTGTTCGCCAAGAAGGGCCGCGTGGCCACGGCGCTCCAGATACTGGCTCGGCCCGAGGCGGCCGAGCGGGTGATCGCCGAGATCCTCGACGAGACCACGACATTGGGCGTTCGCCGCGAGGCCCAGGCCCGGTGTACACTCGCCCGCCGAAGCAGCCGGGTGGGTGGCGTCGGCGTCAAGCTGGCCCGGCGGCGCAGGGGCACCACGGCCAAGGCCGAGATGGACGACCTGGCCGCCATCGACGGCGCCCAGACCCGGCGCGCGGCGCGGCGCGAGGCCGAGGCCAAGGCCTTGCGGGAAGGGGAAGGAAACGAGAGTGACGGAGCGGCTTGA
- a CDS encoding adenine nucleotide alpha hydrolase yields MTERLEQRLAGILEGCGEATVAVSGGVDSMTLSSFARRTIGARASMVHAVSPAVPVAATERVKTQAQAEGWRLELVDAGEFGDERYRANPLDRCYFCKTNLYRTLATMTPGVVLSGTNCDDLGDFRPGLRAAVENAVRHPYVEAGFDKKAVRALARRLGLPELAALPASPCLASRIETGIPITAPDLELVDGVESWLRRTIEPRTVRCRVRAEGLVIELDGQAFAALADRQGLIERLRQRFRLPAERTLRLTTYQRGSAFVGDRQAAE; encoded by the coding sequence GTGACGGAGCGGCTTGAACAGAGACTGGCAGGGATCCTGGAGGGTTGCGGCGAGGCCACCGTCGCCGTCTCGGGCGGCGTCGATTCGATGACGCTTTCGAGCTTCGCCCGGCGCACCATCGGGGCCCGGGCAAGCATGGTTCACGCAGTATCGCCGGCCGTTCCCGTTGCCGCCACGGAGCGCGTGAAGACCCAGGCCCAAGCCGAGGGCTGGCGCCTCGAATTGGTCGATGCCGGCGAGTTCGGCGACGAACGCTACCGCGCCAATCCCCTCGACCGCTGCTATTTCTGCAAGACCAATCTCTACCGCACGCTGGCCACCATGACGCCCGGCGTGGTGCTGAGCGGCACCAATTGCGACGATCTCGGCGATTTTCGCCCCGGCCTGCGGGCGGCCGTCGAGAACGCCGTGCGCCACCCCTACGTCGAAGCCGGCTTCGACAAGAAAGCGGTGCGCGCCCTGGCGCGGCGCCTGGGCCTGCCCGAGCTTGCCGCCCTGCCGGCCTCGCCCTGTCTGGCCAGCCGCATCGAGACCGGCATCCCCATCACGGCCCCGGACCTCGAGCTGGTCGACGGCGTGGAAAGCTGGCTGCGCCGGACCATCGAGCCGCGAACGGTACGCTGCCGGGTGCGTGCCGAGGGCCTGGTCATAGAGCTCGATGGCCAGGCCTTCGCTGCTCTGGCCGACCGGCAGGGTCTGATAGAGAGGCTCCGCCAACGCTTCCGCTTGCCGGCCGAGCGTACCCTTCGCCTCACCACCTACCAGCGCGGCAGCGCCTTCGTCGGCGACCGCCAGGCGGCCGAATGA
- the gph gene encoding phosphoglycolate phosphatase (PGP is an essential enzyme in the glycolate salvage pathway in higher organisms (photorespiration in plants). Phosphoglycolate results from the oxidase activity of RubisCO in the Calvin cycle when concentrations of carbon dioxide are low relative to oxygen. This enzyme is a member of the Haloacid Dehalogenase (HAD) superfamily of aspartate-nucleophile hydrolase enzymes (PF00702).), translating to MSNPAIIFDLDGTLAETAGDLSDAVNHALEIIGRPALAMRELRDFIGGGLRQMIVRGLERTGGAPSEARTDELLEQAFTFYAANLCRRSEAFPGVPEVLGGLRQAGHALAVCTNKSMRFTTPLLADLGLDGFFSVVMGGDSLAVRKPDPGHLLAVVAALGGVPENAIMVGDSLTDVRTAKAAGIPVVAVSFGYSEVPPAELGADALIDHFHELPAAIAGLGR from the coding sequence ATGTCGAACCCGGCCATCATCTTCGATCTCGACGGCACCCTGGCGGAAACCGCCGGCGACCTTTCCGACGCCGTCAACCACGCCCTGGAGATCATCGGCCGGCCGGCCCTGGCCATGCGCGAACTCAGGGACTTTATCGGCGGCGGCCTCAGGCAAATGATCGTGCGTGGCCTGGAGCGCACCGGCGGTGCACCTTCCGAGGCCCGCACCGACGAACTCCTGGAACAGGCCTTTACTTTCTACGCCGCCAATCTCTGTCGCCGCAGCGAAGCCTTCCCCGGGGTGCCGGAAGTGCTCGGCGGTTTGCGCCAGGCCGGACATGCCCTGGCGGTCTGTACCAACAAATCGATGCGCTTCACCACGCCGCTCCTGGCCGATCTCGGGCTCGACGGTTTCTTCAGCGTCGTCATGGGCGGTGACAGCCTGGCCGTGCGCAAGCCCGATCCCGGCCACCTGCTGGCCGTCGTCGCGGCGCTCGGCGGGGTGCCGGAGAACGCCATCATGGTGGGCGACAGCCTGACCGACGTAAGAACGGCAAAAGCCGCCGGCATTCCCGTGGTGGCGGTGAGCTTCGGCTACAGCGAGGTGCCGCCGGCCGAGCTGGGTGCCGATGCCCTGATCGATCATTTTCACGAATTGCCGGCGGCCATCGCCGGGCTTGGGCGATGA
- the glmU gene encoding bifunctional UDP-N-acetylglucosamine diphosphorylase/glucosamine-1-phosphate N-acetyltransferase GlmU — translation MATDSNLAVIVLAAGKGTRMESDLPKVLHPLAGRPLIGHVMATLAELGPARMVAVVGPGMEDVAEAVAPAQVVIQDPQLGTGHAVLQAHEALTDFAGDVLVIFGDSPLFRSETLAALVAARGEAAVAVLGFRPQGENQYGRLVTMAEGGLEAIVEWRDADQATRALQLCNSGVVAVDGRRLFELLDGVGKQNAKQEYYLTDIVAVARSLGLDCTFLEGDPEEVLGVNSRAELALAEAVIQRRLRAAAMAQGATLYDPDSVFFSFDTRLGRDVVVEPQVFFGPGTEIGDGVTIKAFSHIEGARVAAGATIGPFARLRPETDVGPGARVGNFVEIKKASIEAGAKVNHLTYVGDARVGPGANVGAGTITCNYDGFDKSFTDIGAGAFIGSNSALVAPVKIGDGAIVGAGSTITKDVDAEALAVTRAPQKELAGWASRFRARKRGD, via the coding sequence ATGGCAACGGACAGCAACCTCGCCGTTATCGTTCTCGCAGCGGGCAAGGGAACGCGGATGGAATCGGACCTGCCCAAGGTCCTGCATCCGCTGGCCGGCCGGCCGCTGATCGGCCACGTCATGGCCACCCTGGCGGAACTGGGTCCTGCGCGCATGGTGGCCGTGGTGGGCCCCGGAATGGAGGACGTGGCCGAGGCCGTGGCCCCGGCCCAGGTGGTGATCCAGGATCCCCAACTCGGCACCGGCCACGCCGTGCTGCAGGCGCATGAAGCACTGACGGACTTTGCCGGCGACGTGTTGGTGATCTTTGGCGATTCACCGCTTTTCCGAAGTGAGACACTGGCCGCCCTGGTGGCTGCCCGGGGCGAGGCAGCGGTTGCCGTGTTGGGCTTCCGGCCCCAAGGCGAGAACCAGTACGGCCGCCTGGTCACGATGGCTGAGGGCGGCCTCGAAGCAATCGTCGAATGGCGCGACGCCGACCAAGCCACGCGGGCGTTGCAGCTGTGCAATTCGGGCGTCGTGGCGGTCGATGGGAGGCGCTTGTTCGAACTCCTGGACGGTGTCGGCAAGCAGAACGCCAAACAGGAATACTACCTCACCGACATCGTCGCCGTGGCCCGCAGCCTGGGCTTGGATTGCACTTTTTTGGAAGGTGATCCCGAGGAAGTGCTGGGCGTCAACTCGCGGGCCGAACTGGCGCTCGCGGAAGCAGTGATACAGCGCCGCCTGAGAGCCGCCGCCATGGCCCAAGGCGCCACGCTCTATGATCCCGACAGCGTCTTTTTCAGCTTCGATACACGTCTCGGCCGCGACGTGGTGGTCGAGCCCCAGGTCTTCTTCGGCCCCGGCACCGAGATCGGCGACGGCGTCACCATCAAAGCCTTCAGTCATATCGAGGGCGCCCGCGTGGCGGCCGGAGCGACCATCGGCCCCTTCGCCCGGCTCAGGCCCGAAACGGACGTCGGTCCCGGCGCCCGGGTCGGCAACTTCGTCGAAATCAAGAAGGCCAGCATCGAAGCCGGCGCCAAGGTCAACCATCTGACCTACGTCGGCGACGCCCGGGTGGGCCCAGGCGCCAACGTCGGCGCTGGCACCATCACCTGCAATTACGATGGCTTCGACAAATCCTTCACCGACATCGGCGCCGGCGCCTTCATCGGCTCGAATTCGGCCCTGGTGGCACCCGTCAAGATCGGCGACGGCGCCATCGTCGGGGCCGGCAGCACCATCACCAAGGACGTGGACGCCGAGGCGCTGGCCGTCACGCGAGCACCGCAAAAGGAGCTTGCCGGCTGGGCCAGCCGTTTCCGGGCGAGAAAGAGGGGCGACTAG